One Spea bombifrons isolate aSpeBom1 chromosome 1, aSpeBom1.2.pri, whole genome shotgun sequence DNA window includes the following coding sequences:
- the LOC128499098 gene encoding rab5 GDP/GTP exchange factor-like isoform X1, whose amino-acid sequence MNPGASNEELFSHLNETPFNFKGFAYHPEMCRKGCGYYGNPIWHGYCSSCWIMQRQKSQARPLTDGFRHHTGTLLIKPDKGRTEEKSEKLDTTRDICCSTKTNNRHYPQTICKTLLPTDIPDYLYCLSLSSLRTLAQGDFSDFLKALQRPDAQPLMTLCTKFIQWLQKAEDLSLESKGDRVQEFYCRIADRYPDQLTEERDQLLSNIEKLVMTQLYKSVFCLDGSLDEQKDISLQKRIRSLKWVTPQMLQLPMDEDNLEVKDWIFSAITALVELDSKRAPQDKLACLSRASNFLFKAIRAYKEEPATTDDFLSCLVYTILKANPPRLSSNLQYITKFCNPKKLVIGEEGYCFTNTCCAVSFIEMLDSSSLGIKHEEFTQMMQQSGEVGTNQKLEIEQDAVQQMQHNKKLLEELHNRQDRLLQTTESLRRELNDWSLAIEEEVKEIICRFPLATQWTSTSHN is encoded by the exons ATGAATCCTGGAGCCTCCAATGAAGAACTGTTCAGTCATCTCAATGAGACTCCCTTCAACTTTAAAGGGTTTGCCTACCACCCAGAGATGTGTAGAAAGGGCTGTGGGTACTATGGTAACCCTATTTGGCATGGGTACTGTTCCAGTTGCTGGATCATGCAAAGACAAAAATCTCAAGCACGACCTCTTACAGAtgg TTTTAGGCACCATACTGGAACTCTCCTGATAAAACCAGATAaaggaagaactgaagaaaAGAGTGAAAAACTAGATACAACTAGGGACATTTGCTGTAGTACAAAGACTAACAATCGTCATTATCCACAGACTATCTGCAAAACTTTGCTTCCTACAGATATCCCAG ATTATCTCTACTGCCTTTCCTTATCCAGCCTCCGCACATTGGCTCAGGGAGATTTTTCAGACTTTCTCAAAGCTTTGCAAAGACCTGACGCACAGCCACTAATGACCCTTTGCACGAAATTCATACAGTGGCTGCAGAAAGCAGAG GACCTGAGTCTGGAGAGCAAAGGAGACCGTGTGCAGGAATTCTATTGTAGAATTGCTGATCGTTACCCTG ATCAATTGACGGAGGAGAGAGACCAGCTGCTAAGTAACATTGAGAAGCTTGTGATGACACAACTGTATAAGTCAGTGTTTTGCTTGGATGGTTCACTTGATGAACAGAAGGATATCTCCCTCCAAAAGCGGATTAG GTCACTGAAATGGGTTACCCCGCAAATGCTTCAACTTCCAATGGATGAAGATAATTTAGAAGTCAAAGACTGGATTTTCTCTGCTATCACCG CTCTAGTGGAACTGGATTCAAAGAGGGCCCCACAGGACAAACTGGCTTGTCTTTCCAGAGCTAGCAACTTTCTTTTCAAAGCTATTAGAGCTTACAAGGAGGAACCTGCAACAACAGATGATTTTCTGTCTTGCCTTGTTTACACAATACTGAAAGCTAATCCACCTCGCTTGTCCTCTAATCTGCAGTATATCACCAAATTTTGTAACCCTAAAAAGCTTGTGATTGGTGAAGAGGGGTACTGCTTCACAAACACC TGCTGTGCTGTTTCATTCATTGAGATGCTGGATTCTTCTTCTCTTGGTATTAAACATGAGGAATTCACTCAGATGATGCAGCAAAGCGGAGAAGTCGGCACCAATCAGAAATTAGAAATAGAACAAGACGCAGTACAACAAATGCAGCACAACAAAAAGCTCTTGGAGGAACTTCATAACCGACAGGATCGGCTATTGCAAACGACAGAGAGTTTGAGACGAGAGCTGAACGATTGGTCTCTGGCCATTGAAGAAGAAGTTAAGGAAATCATCTGTAGGTTCCCCTTGGCTACTCAATGGACTTCAACAAGCCACAACtaa
- the LOC128499098 gene encoding rab5 GDP/GTP exchange factor-like isoform X2, producing MNPGASNEELFSHLNETPFNFKGFAYHPEMCRKGCGYYGNPIWHGYCSSCWIMQRQKSQARPLTDGFRHHTGTLLIKPDKGRTEEKSEKLDTTRDICCSTKTNNRHYPQTICKTLLPTDIPDYLYCLSLSSLRTLAQGDFSDFLKALQRPDAQPLMTLCTKFIQWLQKAEDLSLESKGDRVQEFYCRIADRYPDQLTEERDQLLSNIEKLVMTQLYKSVFCLDGSLDEQKDISLQKRIRSLKWVTPQMLQLPMDEDNLEVKDWIFSAITALVELDSKRAPQDKLACLSRASNFLFKAIRAYKEEPATTDDFLSCLVYTILKANPPRLSSNLQYITKFCNPKKLVIGEEGYCFTNTTQVGLEVSLHDGMGKKKWKLG from the exons ATGAATCCTGGAGCCTCCAATGAAGAACTGTTCAGTCATCTCAATGAGACTCCCTTCAACTTTAAAGGGTTTGCCTACCACCCAGAGATGTGTAGAAAGGGCTGTGGGTACTATGGTAACCCTATTTGGCATGGGTACTGTTCCAGTTGCTGGATCATGCAAAGACAAAAATCTCAAGCACGACCTCTTACAGAtgg TTTTAGGCACCATACTGGAACTCTCCTGATAAAACCAGATAaaggaagaactgaagaaaAGAGTGAAAAACTAGATACAACTAGGGACATTTGCTGTAGTACAAAGACTAACAATCGTCATTATCCACAGACTATCTGCAAAACTTTGCTTCCTACAGATATCCCAG ATTATCTCTACTGCCTTTCCTTATCCAGCCTCCGCACATTGGCTCAGGGAGATTTTTCAGACTTTCTCAAAGCTTTGCAAAGACCTGACGCACAGCCACTAATGACCCTTTGCACGAAATTCATACAGTGGCTGCAGAAAGCAGAG GACCTGAGTCTGGAGAGCAAAGGAGACCGTGTGCAGGAATTCTATTGTAGAATTGCTGATCGTTACCCTG ATCAATTGACGGAGGAGAGAGACCAGCTGCTAAGTAACATTGAGAAGCTTGTGATGACACAACTGTATAAGTCAGTGTTTTGCTTGGATGGTTCACTTGATGAACAGAAGGATATCTCCCTCCAAAAGCGGATTAG GTCACTGAAATGGGTTACCCCGCAAATGCTTCAACTTCCAATGGATGAAGATAATTTAGAAGTCAAAGACTGGATTTTCTCTGCTATCACCG CTCTAGTGGAACTGGATTCAAAGAGGGCCCCACAGGACAAACTGGCTTGTCTTTCCAGAGCTAGCAACTTTCTTTTCAAAGCTATTAGAGCTTACAAGGAGGAACCTGCAACAACAGATGATTTTCTGTCTTGCCTTGTTTACACAATACTGAAAGCTAATCCACCTCGCTTGTCCTCTAATCTGCAGTATATCACCAAATTTTGTAACCCTAAAAAGCTTGTGATTGGTGAAGAGGGGTACTGCTTCACAAACACC ACTCAAGTTGGCTTGGAAGTTTCCTTACATGATGGCATGGGGAAAAAGAAGTGGAAGTTAGGTTGA